One Paracoccaceae bacterium genomic region harbors:
- a CDS encoding LysR family transcriptional regulator → MDWDDLRIFLAVARAESLSGAGQLLRLDPATVGRRIARLEDRLARRLFLKSPQGYALTDEGARLLPHAERAEAAMAGAEEAARGEAQGLSGQIRLGAPDGCANYLLPQVLARIADENPGLDLQVVALPRVFNLSRREADMAIGVSRPAAGRLTVQKITDYRLHLAASRAYLARAGAPAVPDDLRGHRMVGYIPDMIFDPELDYLAAIGVERVALGSNSIPVQLMWLREGAGIGMVHAFAMPYAPELVPVLPGIALTRAFWLIRHDADTRSDRLDRFASALVAGLRAEVARLER, encoded by the coding sequence TTGGACTGGGACGATCTGCGCATCTTCCTTGCCGTGGCGCGCGCCGAAAGCCTTTCGGGCGCAGGGCAGCTGTTGCGCCTCGACCCGGCCACGGTGGGCCGCCGCATCGCCCGGCTCGAGGACCGGCTGGCGCGTCGGCTGTTCCTGAAATCACCGCAGGGCTATGCCCTGACGGATGAAGGCGCGCGCCTTCTGCCCCATGCCGAACGCGCCGAGGCCGCGATGGCGGGCGCCGAGGAGGCGGCGCGCGGCGAGGCGCAGGGTCTTTCAGGCCAGATCCGCCTCGGGGCCCCGGATGGCTGCGCCAACTACCTGCTGCCGCAGGTTCTGGCGCGCATCGCCGACGAGAACCCCGGCCTTGACCTGCAGGTCGTGGCGTTGCCGCGGGTCTTCAACCTCAGCCGGCGCGAGGCCGACATGGCCATCGGGGTCAGCCGTCCGGCCGCCGGTCGCCTGACGGTGCAGAAGATCACCGACTACCGGCTGCATCTGGCGGCATCCCGCGCCTATCTCGCCCGTGCGGGCGCGCCTGCGGTGCCCGACGACCTGCGGGGGCACCGGATGGTCGGCTACATCCCCGACATGATCTTCGACCCCGAACTCGACTACCTGGCCGCGATCGGCGTCGAGCGTGTGGCGCTCGGGTCGAACTCGATCCCGGTGCAGCTGATGTGGCTGCGCGAGGGTGCGGGGATCGGGATGGTCCATGCCTTTGCCATGCCCTACGCCCCCGAACTGGTGCCTGTGCTGCCGGGCATCGCGCTGACCCGTGCCTTCTGGCTGATCCGGCACGACGCGGACACGCGGTCGGACAGGCTGGACCGCTTCGCTTCCGCACTGGTGGCGGGTCTCAGGGCCGAAGTGGCGCGGCTGGAGCGATAG
- a CDS encoding enoyl-CoA hydratase/isomerase family protein — protein MTDIIIRRDGRAGRITLNRPAALNALTDGMVRALDAALIDWLRDDAVDLIVIDAAGERAFCAGGDIAELYAQGRAGNFGHGQAFWRREYRMNARIAEYPKPVVSLMQGFTMGGGVGVGCHATHRIAGESSRIAMPECGIGLVPDVGGCFLLALAPGRMGEYLGTTGARMAAGDAIDAGFADWFVPEAGWPDLIAALCATGDATAIETVACPAPPGTLCADRAEIETHFAGETLGDIWRSLAASDSPFAVATRQALRRVSPLAAACTIEMLHRLGDAPTLRRALELEYRFTHRSQEHSDFLEGIRAAVIDKDRSPRWRHAGPDTVTGLEVARMLMPLGKDMMRFEEDVA, from the coding sequence ATGACCGACATCATCATCCGGCGGGACGGCCGCGCGGGGCGGATCACGCTGAACCGTCCGGCGGCGCTGAACGCGCTGACCGACGGGATGGTGCGGGCGCTGGATGCCGCGTTGATCGACTGGCTGCGGGACGATGCCGTGGACCTGATCGTGATCGACGCGGCCGGAGAACGCGCCTTCTGCGCAGGCGGCGACATTGCCGAGCTTTACGCGCAAGGCCGGGCCGGAAACTTCGGCCATGGGCAGGCGTTCTGGCGGCGGGAATACCGGATGAACGCGCGGATCGCGGAGTATCCGAAGCCGGTGGTCAGCCTGATGCAGGGCTTCACAATGGGCGGCGGGGTGGGCGTGGGATGCCATGCCACACATCGCATCGCGGGCGAGAGCAGCCGCATCGCCATGCCGGAATGCGGCATCGGCCTGGTGCCGGATGTCGGAGGATGCTTTCTGCTGGCGCTGGCACCGGGGCGGATGGGGGAATACCTGGGCACCACCGGCGCGCGGATGGCGGCGGGCGATGCGATCGACGCGGGCTTTGCCGATTGGTTCGTGCCCGAGGCGGGTTGGCCCGACCTGATTGCCGCGCTTTGTGCGACCGGCGACGCCACGGCGATCGAGACCGTGGCATGCCCTGCCCCGCCCGGGACGCTGTGCGCGGACCGCGCCGAGATCGAGACGCATTTCGCTGGCGAGACGCTGGGTGACATCTGGCGCAGCCTTGCGGCATCGGACAGCCCGTTTGCCGTCGCCACCCGCCAGGCGTTGCGACGGGTCTCGCCGCTGGCGGCGGCCTGCACGATCGAGATGCTGCACCGGCTGGGCGACGCGCCGACGCTGCGGCGGGCGCTGGAACTGGAATACCGGTTCACCCACAGGTCGCAGGAACACAGCGACTTTCTGGAAGGAATCCGCGCCGCCGTGATCGACAAGGACCGGTCGCCGCGCTGGCGGCACGCCGGACCGGACACGGTCACCGGGCTTGAGGTCGCGCGGATGCTGATGCCTCTGGGCAAGGACATGATGCGGTTCGAGGAGGACGTTGCATGA
- a CDS encoding nitronate monooxygenase codes for MASTDLCARLGIRLPLLQAPMAGYATPALAAAVTNAGGLGALGTATLAPDAMAAQVADLRARTNGAFNLNFFCHAEPDASVASGALAAIWPAFDSLGLPRPDRLPPAPYPAFGAVQLEWLMAHPPAVASFHFGHPGAAAIARLRSAGIAVIATATCVDEARELDGAGVDAVIAQGWEAGGHRGAFAAEPADRGVGLMALLPQVVHAVSVPVIAAGGIMDGRGIAAALALGAAGVQMGTAFLRCPEAATAPAHAATLQSARDDDTHLTAAYSGRPARARRTAFGAAHPDGFAPYPLPRPLTQALAATGSAEHQFHLHGQGAPMARVVPAADLVAQLVTETRAALADIRGRASWISA; via the coding sequence TTGGCCAGTACCGACCTCTGTGCACGGCTTGGCATCCGCCTGCCCCTGCTGCAGGCGCCGATGGCAGGCTATGCCACGCCCGCGCTGGCCGCTGCGGTGACCAATGCCGGCGGGCTGGGTGCGCTGGGGACCGCCACGCTGGCGCCGGACGCGATGGCCGCACAGGTCGCCGACCTGCGGGCGCGCACGAACGGCGCGTTCAACCTGAACTTCTTCTGCCATGCCGAACCGGACGCCTCGGTTGCGTCAGGCGCACTGGCGGCCATCTGGCCCGCCTTTGACAGCCTGGGTCTGCCCAGGCCCGACCGGTTGCCGCCCGCACCCTACCCCGCCTTCGGTGCGGTGCAGCTGGAATGGCTGATGGCGCATCCTCCGGCGGTGGCGAGCTTTCATTTCGGGCATCCCGGGGCCGCGGCCATCGCGCGCCTGCGGTCTGCGGGCATTGCCGTGATCGCCACGGCGACCTGCGTGGACGAGGCGCGGGAACTGGACGGTGCGGGCGTGGATGCGGTGATCGCGCAGGGGTGGGAGGCGGGCGGACACCGGGGCGCCTTCGCCGCCGAACCTGCGGACCGGGGCGTCGGGCTGATGGCGTTGTTGCCGCAGGTGGTCCATGCCGTATCCGTGCCGGTGATCGCCGCGGGTGGGATCATGGACGGGCGCGGCATCGCTGCGGCGCTGGCGCTGGGCGCGGCGGGGGTGCAGATGGGGACGGCGTTCCTGCGCTGCCCCGAGGCGGCGACGGCGCCCGCCCATGCCGCCACCCTGCAGTCGGCCCGCGACGATGACACCCATCTGACAGCCGCCTATTCCGGGCGCCCGGCCCGCGCGCGGCGCACCGCCTTTGGCGCGGCGCATCCGGACGGGTTTGCCCCCTATCCGCTGCCGCGCCCGCTGACCCAGGCCCTTGCCGCGACCGGATCGGCCGAGCACCAGTTCCATCTTCACGGTCAGGGGGCGCCGATGGCGCGCGTTGTGCCCGCGGCCGATCTGGTGGCGCAGCTTGTCACCGAAACCCGCGCTGCACTGGCGGACATCCGAGGGAGAGCATCATGGATTTCGGCCTGA
- a CDS encoding acyl-CoA dehydrogenase family protein, protein MDFGLTEEQGAIFDMARDFGQAEIAPHSRAWEAAGTIPRDLWPKVGALGLGGLYVSEDHGGSGLSRLDATLVFEALAMACPAVSAFLSIHNMVAGMIDRYGSPDQKARLLPGLCAMETVASYCLTEPGSGSDAAALRCRAVAGGNGWRLTGTKAFISGGGYSDLYVVMARSGAEGPRGISAYLVTAGADGLSFGGLEDKMGWRAQPTRAVQLDGAPGDLLGEEGRGFAYAMAGLDGGRLNIAAAALGGAQAALDATLRYMGDRRAFGQRLTEFQALQFRLADCEVRLASARAFLRQAAMMLDAGHPLATKHCAMAKLMVTDAAFDVANQCLQLHGGYGYLADYGIEKIVRDLRVHQILEGTNEIMRVIVARSMIGARA, encoded by the coding sequence ATGGATTTCGGCCTGACCGAGGAGCAAGGCGCGATCTTCGACATGGCCAGAGACTTTGGCCAGGCCGAGATTGCCCCCCATTCCCGTGCATGGGAAGCCGCGGGAACCATCCCGCGCGACCTGTGGCCGAAGGTCGGGGCGCTTGGCCTTGGCGGGCTCTACGTGTCCGAGGATCATGGCGGGTCGGGTCTGTCGCGGCTGGATGCGACGCTGGTGTTCGAGGCGCTGGCCATGGCCTGCCCCGCCGTGTCGGCCTTCCTGTCGATCCACAACATGGTCGCGGGCATGATCGACCGCTACGGTTCGCCCGACCAGAAGGCCCGGTTGCTGCCCGGGCTTTGCGCGATGGAGACCGTTGCGTCCTACTGCCTGACCGAGCCGGGATCGGGATCGGACGCGGCGGCGCTGCGCTGCCGCGCGGTGGCAGGGGGCAACGGGTGGCGCCTGACGGGAACCAAGGCCTTCATCTCGGGCGGCGGTTATTCCGATCTTTACGTCGTCATGGCGCGCTCGGGTGCCGAAGGGCCACGGGGCATTTCGGCCTATCTGGTGACCGCCGGTGCCGACGGGCTGTCGTTCGGCGGGCTGGAGGACAAGATGGGCTGGCGCGCGCAGCCCACGCGCGCGGTTCAGCTGGACGGGGCGCCGGGCGACCTGCTGGGTGAGGAGGGACGCGGCTTTGCCTATGCCATGGCGGGGCTGGATGGAGGTCGCCTGAACATCGCCGCCGCGGCGCTTGGTGGGGCGCAGGCCGCGCTGGATGCGACGCTGCGCTACATGGGCGACCGCCGCGCCTTCGGGCAGCGGCTGACCGAGTTCCAGGCGCTGCAGTTCCGGCTGGCCGATTGCGAGGTGCGGCTGGCATCGGCCCGGGCCTTCCTGCGGCAGGCGGCGATGATGCTGGACGCAGGCCATCCGCTGGCCACCAAGCACTGCGCGATGGCCAAGCTGATGGTCACGGATGCCGCCTTCGACGTTGCCAACCAGTGCCTTCAACTGCACGGTGGCTATGGCTATCTGGCCGACTACGGCATCGAGAAGATCGTGCGCGACCTGCGCGTCCACCAGATCCTGGAAGGCACGAACGAGATCATGCGCGTGATCGTGGCACGTTCGATGATCGGCGCCCGCGCATGA
- a CDS encoding CoA-acylating methylmalonate-semialdehyde dehydrogenase, translating to MKEIGHWINGKRVPGTSGRHADVFNPATGEVQARVALASSAELDAAVAAAAAAQPKWGATNPQRRARVMMEVVRLLNRDMDKLAEALSSEHGKTLPDAKGDIQRGLEVVEFCIGAPHLLKGDFTDSAGPGIDMYSMRQPLGVAAGITPFNFPAMIPLWKMAPALVCGNAFILKPSERDPSVPLMLAEIFQEAGLPDGVLQVVNGDKEVVDAILDNPAIAAVGFVGSTPIAQYIYGRGCSNGKRVQCFGGAKNHMIIMPDADLDQAADALVGAGYGAAGERCMAISVAVPVGDKTADALIERLVPRIEKLKVGPYTAGSDVDYGPVVTGAAKANILRLVNRGVEQGAKLVVDGRGFTLQGYEDGFFVGPHLFDHVTRDMDIYRQEIFGPVLSTVRAQSYEEALSLAMDHEYGNGTAIFTRDGDTARDFANRVNIGMIGINVPIPVPLAYHTFGGWKKSGFGDLNQHGPDAFRFYTRTKTITSRWPSGIKEGAAFNFKAMD from the coding sequence ATGAAAGAGATCGGTCACTGGATCAACGGCAAGCGCGTCCCGGGCACGTCGGGCCGCCATGCGGATGTGTTCAACCCGGCCACGGGCGAGGTGCAGGCCCGCGTGGCGCTGGCCTCGTCGGCCGAGCTGGATGCCGCGGTCGCGGCGGCTGCGGCCGCGCAGCCGAAATGGGGCGCCACCAACCCGCAGCGCCGCGCGCGGGTGATGATGGAGGTGGTGCGCCTGCTGAACCGCGACATGGACAAGCTGGCGGAGGCGCTGTCATCGGAACATGGCAAGACGCTGCCGGATGCGAAGGGTGACATCCAGCGTGGGCTGGAGGTGGTGGAATTCTGCATCGGTGCGCCGCATCTGCTGAAGGGTGATTTCACCGACAGCGCGGGCCCGGGGATCGACATGTACTCGATGCGCCAGCCGCTGGGCGTGGCGGCGGGGATCACCCCGTTCAACTTTCCCGCGATGATCCCGCTGTGGAAGATGGCCCCCGCGCTGGTGTGCGGCAATGCCTTCATCCTGAAGCCGTCCGAGCGCGACCCCTCGGTGCCGCTGATGCTGGCCGAGATCTTTCAGGAGGCCGGTCTGCCCGACGGCGTCTTGCAGGTGGTGAACGGCGACAAGGAAGTGGTGGACGCTATCCTTGACAACCCGGCCATTGCCGCCGTGGGCTTCGTGGGATCGACCCCGATCGCGCAGTATATCTATGGCCGTGGCTGTTCGAACGGCAAGCGCGTGCAGTGCTTCGGCGGTGCCAAGAACCACATGATCATCATGCCCGACGCCGACCTCGACCAGGCGGCGGACGCGCTTGTGGGGGCGGGCTATGGCGCGGCGGGCGAGCGTTGCATGGCGATCTCGGTTGCCGTGCCGGTCGGCGACAAGACCGCCGATGCGCTGATCGAGCGGCTGGTGCCGCGGATCGAGAAGCTGAAGGTCGGCCCCTACACCGCCGGGTCGGACGTGGACTATGGCCCGGTGGTGACTGGCGCGGCCAAGGCCAACATCCTGCGCCTGGTGAACCGTGGCGTCGAACAGGGCGCGAAACTGGTCGTGGACGGGCGCGGCTTCACGCTGCAGGGCTATGAGGACGGCTTTTTCGTGGGCCCGCACCTGTTCGACCATGTGACCCGCGACATGGACATCTATCGCCAGGAAATCTTCGGACCGGTGCTGTCGACCGTGCGCGCGCAGAGCTACGAAGAGGCGCTGTCGCTGGCCATGGATCATGAATACGGCAACGGCACCGCGATCTTCACCCGCGACGGCGATACGGCACGCGACTTTGCCAATCGGGTGAACATCGGGATGATCGGGATCAACGTGCCGATTCCGGTGCCGCTGGCCTATCACACCTTCGGGGGCTGGAAGAAATCCGGCTTCGGAGACCTGAACCAGCATGGACCGGATGCCTTCCGGTTCTATACACGGACGAAAACGATCACGTCGCGCTGGCCGAGCGGCATCAAGGAAGGCGCCGCCTTCAACTTCAAGGCGATGGACTGA
- a CDS encoding CBS domain-containing protein has translation MLVQQILKSKSDDGVVTVAPGTTLAKAVELLSARRIGAVIVSADGKRVAGILSERDVVRELGRRGAVCLSDQVDDVMTARIIGCRVTDTAEDVMQKMTDGRFRHMPVMEGDEMVGLISIGDVVKARLGELAMEKDALEGMIKGF, from the coding sequence ATGCTGGTCCAGCAGATCCTCAAATCGAAATCCGACGACGGTGTCGTGACGGTCGCCCCCGGCACGACGCTTGCCAAGGCGGTCGAACTCCTCTCGGCGCGGCGCATCGGCGCGGTGATCGTGTCGGCGGACGGCAAGCGGGTGGCAGGCATCCTGTCGGAGCGCGACGTCGTGCGCGAGCTTGGGCGACGGGGCGCGGTCTGCCTGTCGGACCAGGTGGATGACGTGATGACCGCCCGCATCATCGGCTGCCGCGTCACCGACACGGCAGAGGACGTGATGCAGAAGATGACCGACGGCCGTTTCCGCCACATGCCGGTGATGGAGGGGGACGAGATGGTGGGGCTCATCTCGATCGGCGACGTGGTGAAGGCGCGGCTGGGCGAACTGGCGATGGAGAAGGACGCGCTGGAGGGGATGATCAAGGGGTTCTAG